The proteins below are encoded in one region of Mesoplasma melaleucae:
- the ileS gene encoding isoleucine--tRNA ligase: protein MKNIYKDTLLIGQTDFDMRAGLKDKEPTIQAMWETKKIYDKKQKLNVNKPLFMLHDGPPYANGDLHIGHALNKTLKDMIIRWKNANGYLAPFIMGWDTHGLPIETAVTKMGIDRKKIPDVKFRDMCKDYALKQAANQANQFKRLGMFSNSDVKYVTLTHDFEVSELKLFQKMYEKGMIYKALKPIYWSPSSESALAESEIEYKDVKSPTIFVAMNIVEGNAKVDTNTELVIWTTTPWTIPSNQMAAVGENIEYNIVKANGRKFILASTLVNKVAEQVEWETFEILDTLKGPELVGLKYAHPLYEQKINQIVIGHHVTDEAGTGIVHTAGGFGEDDYIIVKQHGLEPFAPIDDQGKFTNEIAEFDQKLVGVFYEDANKMVGMDLDAKQRLLKLKFVSHSYPHDWRTKKPVIYRCTSQWFIGLDKAKDQILANVHQITTKPEWAKKRLYQVLEDRTDWTISRQRLWGVPIVAFYDETDKLVLNNEILAFAINKITELGTNAWFDQPADTFLPEAYRNKNLRKEKDILDVWFDSGSSAIALSERFKNLPLPYDLYLEGNDQYRGWFNASMINSTIYSGKSPYKKLISHGMTVDEKGNKMSKSLGNGIDPIKFANTQGADILRLWVASTDFTDDQKIGPEIIKQIEETYRKIRNTMRFILANLFDFDPSKDYQKELSEVDRYALHNLSVIKNKASEAYDNLAYNQVYNLLINYVTKDLSSFYLDFIKDILYIEKKDALRRRQVQTVLYEQLWMLIDLLRPILIYTIEELYQSMVNIEKAESVHLLDNRAQMFLEADAFVTKWNNIMILRDDVNKALEVAREEKKINKGFEAIVNVCLKDEYKAIESVTELDKIFIVNSLNFTNNSSGLTDQKISCVGIEPKQGLKCERCWGLFDTLINEEICERCNSVVKSL from the coding sequence ATGAAAAACATTTACAAAGATACATTGTTAATTGGTCAAACAGATTTTGATATGAGAGCAGGCTTAAAAGATAAAGAACCAACTATTCAAGCAATGTGAGAAACAAAAAAGATTTATGATAAAAAACAAAAGTTAAATGTAAATAAACCTTTATTCATGTTACATGATGGTCCACCATATGCAAATGGGGATTTACACATTGGTCATGCTTTAAATAAAACTCTTAAAGATATGATAATTAGATGAAAAAATGCTAATGGTTATTTAGCTCCTTTTATTATGGGTTGAGATACTCATGGATTACCAATTGAAACAGCTGTTACTAAAATGGGAATTGATCGCAAAAAAATACCAGATGTCAAATTTAGAGATATGTGTAAAGACTATGCTTTAAAACAAGCTGCAAATCAAGCAAATCAATTTAAACGTTTAGGTATGTTTTCAAATAGTGACGTAAAATATGTTACTTTAACTCATGATTTTGAAGTAAGTGAATTAAAACTATTTCAAAAAATGTATGAAAAAGGAATGATTTACAAAGCATTAAAACCAATTTATTGATCTCCATCAAGTGAATCAGCATTAGCTGAATCTGAAATTGAATATAAAGATGTTAAATCACCAACTATTTTTGTGGCTATGAACATTGTTGAAGGAAATGCTAAAGTTGACACAAATACTGAACTTGTTATTTGAACAACTACTCCTTGAACTATTCCTTCAAACCAAATGGCTGCTGTGGGAGAAAACATTGAATATAATATTGTTAAAGCAAATGGGAGAAAATTTATTTTAGCTTCAACTTTAGTAAATAAGGTAGCTGAACAAGTTGAATGAGAAACATTTGAAATCTTAGATACATTAAAAGGACCTGAACTAGTAGGACTTAAATACGCTCACCCATTATATGAACAAAAAATTAATCAAATTGTAATTGGACATCATGTTACTGATGAAGCAGGAACTGGTATTGTGCATACGGCAGGTGGATTTGGAGAAGATGACTACATAATTGTTAAACAACATGGATTAGAACCATTTGCCCCAATTGATGATCAAGGTAAATTTACAAACGAAATTGCAGAATTTGATCAAAAATTAGTTGGAGTATTTTATGAAGATGCTAATAAAATGGTTGGAATGGATTTAGATGCAAAACAAAGATTATTAAAATTAAAATTTGTATCACATTCATACCCACATGATTGAAGAACAAAAAAACCAGTTATTTATCGTTGTACATCACAATGATTTATTGGGTTAGATAAAGCAAAAGATCAAATCTTAGCGAATGTTCATCAAATTACAACAAAACCAGAATGAGCTAAAAAACGTTTATACCAAGTTTTAGAAGATAGAACAGATTGAACTATTTCACGTCAAAGACTATGAGGTGTGCCAATTGTTGCATTTTATGATGAAACTGATAAGTTGGTATTAAATAATGAAATCTTAGCATTTGCAATTAATAAAATTACTGAATTAGGAACAAACGCATGATTTGATCAACCAGCAGATACTTTCTTACCAGAAGCATATAGAAATAAAAACTTAAGAAAAGAAAAAGATATCTTAGATGTTTGATTTGATTCAGGATCAAGTGCGATTGCCTTAAGTGAAAGATTTAAAAACTTACCATTACCATATGACTTATATTTAGAGGGCAATGACCAATATCGTGGATGATTTAATGCATCAATGATTAACTCAACAATATATTCTGGTAAGTCACCTTACAAAAAACTAATTTCTCATGGAATGACAGTTGATGAAAAAGGAAATAAAATGTCAAAATCACTAGGTAATGGAATTGACCCAATTAAATTTGCAAATACTCAAGGTGCAGATATTTTAAGATTATGAGTAGCTTCAACAGACTTTACTGATGATCAAAAAATTGGACCAGAGATTATTAAACAAATTGAAGAAACTTATCGAAAAATTAGAAATACAATGAGATTTATCTTAGCTAATTTATTTGACTTTGATCCAAGTAAGGATTATCAAAAAGAATTATCAGAAGTTGATAGATATGCTTTACATAATTTAAGCGTAATTAAAAATAAAGCAAGTGAAGCATATGATAACTTAGCTTACAACCAAGTTTATAACTTATTGATAAACTATGTAACTAAAGATCTATCATCATTTTACTTAGATTTCATTAAAGATATTTTATATATTGAGAAAAAAGATGCTTTAAGAAGAAGACAAGTACAAACTGTTTTATATGAACAATTATGAATGTTAATTGATTTATTAAGACCAATCTTGATTTATACAATCGAAGAGCTTTATCAATCAATGGTTAATATTGAAAAAGCTGAGTCTGTGCATTTATTAGATAATAGAGCACAAATGTTTTTAGAAGCAGATGCTTTTGTAACAAAATGAAATAATATTATGATTTTAAGAGATGATGTAAATAAAGCTTTAGAAGTAGCTAGAGAAGAAAAAAAAATTAATAAAGGTTTTGAAGCAATTGTAAATGTTTGTTTAAAAGATGAATATAAAGCTATTGAATCAGTGACAGAACTAGATAAAATATTTATCGTAAATTCATTAAATTTTACAAATAACTCTTCAGGATTAACTGATCAAAAAATATCTTGTGTTGGCATTGAACCAAAACAAGGATTAAAATGTGAAAGATGTTGAGGACTATTTGATACATTAATAAATGAAGAAATTTGTGAAAGATGTAATTCAGTAGTAAAATCATTATAA
- a CDS encoding YceD family protein: protein MNRQYLEKNTHNELAEIVSDLETIKLNNVLVKKVKYLDYDIDVDWIDSIETVSVNGVINFTLDAIDARTGEEFEYSSLIDWNDEYSFSDSINDQANIIVGEEFEIQNYVIEQININLPFNLSNNSDIIKKTGFGWTIMSEEEFDQNEQNKIDSRWAKLNEFKKK from the coding sequence ATGAATAGACAATATTTAGAAAAAAATACACATAATGAATTAGCAGAAATTGTATCAGATTTAGAAACAATCAAGCTAAACAATGTGCTAGTAAAAAAAGTTAAATATTTAGATTATGATATTGATGTTGATTGAATTGATTCAATTGAAACAGTCAGTGTTAATGGGGTAATTAATTTTACTTTAGACGCAATTGACGCAAGAACAGGTGAAGAGTTTGAATATTCTAGCTTAATTGATTGAAATGATGAGTATTCATTTTCTGATTCAATAAATGATCAAGCAAACATTATAGTAGGTGAAGAATTTGAAATTCAAAACTATGTTATTGAGCAAATAAATATAAATTTACCTTTTAATTTATCAAATAATAGTGATATAATAAAAAAGACTGGTTTTGGTTGGACAATTATGTCTGAAGAAGAGTTTGATCAGAATGAACAAAACAAAATAGATTCAAGATGAGCTAAATTGAATGAGTTCAAGAAAAAATAA
- the rsmH gene encoding 16S rRNA (cytosine(1402)-N(4))-methyltransferase RsmH yields the protein MEKHIPVLLNESIKYLNIKENGIYVDCTLGRAGHSSLILRKLKNGKLFSIDQDETAILEGTEKLKQIGSNFKILEGNFINISAMLAMQGIFKVDGILYDLGVSSPQFDVAERGFSYRYDGPLDMRMDRTNNSLTAYKIVNDYSQEELEQILWNYGDEKFARSIAKNIISSRPINTTFELVAVIKKSLPAKILKQQKHPAKKIFQALRIKVNNEMEALESSLEQSIHLLNPKGRVVVITFHSLEEKVVKSIFKKYTLDEQQFYLSNIPFEIESSKEFKLLFKKPLKPTETEVENNNRSHSAKLWVIEKK from the coding sequence ATGGAAAAACATATACCAGTATTATTAAACGAGTCAATCAAATACTTAAATATTAAAGAAAATGGTATTTACGTTGATTGCACGCTTGGTAGAGCTGGACATTCTAGTCTAATATTAAGGAAATTGAAAAATGGTAAATTATTCTCAATTGATCAAGATGAAACAGCTATTTTAGAAGGAACTGAAAAATTAAAGCAAATCGGAAGTAATTTTAAAATACTAGAAGGTAATTTTATTAACATTTCTGCAATGCTTGCTATGCAAGGGATTTTTAAAGTAGACGGTATACTTTATGATTTAGGAGTTTCCTCACCACAGTTTGATGTGGCTGAAAGAGGATTTAGTTATAGATATGATGGTCCTTTAGATATGCGAATGGATAGAACAAACAATAGTTTAACTGCTTACAAAATTGTAAATGATTATTCGCAAGAAGAGTTAGAACAAATCTTATGAAATTATGGAGATGAAAAGTTCGCTAGATCAATTGCTAAGAACATTATTAGTTCAAGACCAATTAACACAACATTTGAATTAGTTGCAGTGATTAAAAAATCACTTCCAGCTAAAATCTTAAAACAACAAAAACACCCAGCTAAAAAAATATTTCAAGCTTTAAGAATTAAAGTTAACAATGAAATGGAAGCACTTGAAAGTTCATTAGAACAAAGCATACATTTATTAAATCCAAAAGGAAGAGTAGTGGTTATTACATTCCATTCTCTAGAAGAAAAAGTAGTTAAGAGTATATTTAAAAAATATACTCTTGATGAACAACAATTTTATTTAAGTAATATACCTTTTGAAATTGAATCATCAAAAGAATTTAAATTATTGTTTAAAAAACCATTAAAACCTACAGAAACAGAAGTAGAAAATAACAACAGAAGTCATAGTGCAAAACTATGAGTAATTGAGAAAAAATAA
- the sepF gene encoding cell division protein SepF, with protein MKIKELLDKIKAKRIAGESDQALNDINGYNLYDEDVQVNQSEEVEYAKESELNTINQDIPSKRTEIIKPVSFSDAAKIADELKINKVVLIDISELDKPEKRRIIDFISGVIYINDGIYKKIEGNIYKIIIRK; from the coding sequence ATGAAAATTAAAGAACTACTAGATAAAATTAAAGCTAAAAGAATCGCAGGGGAATCAGATCAAGCTTTAAACGACATAAACGGATATAATTTATATGACGAAGATGTTCAAGTAAATCAATCAGAAGAAGTTGAATATGCAAAAGAAAGTGAATTAAATACAATCAATCAAGATATTCCATCAAAAAGAACTGAAATTATTAAACCAGTTTCATTCTCAGATGCAGCTAAAATTGCTGATGAATTAAAAATTAATAAAGTTGTTTTAATTGATATTTCAGAATTAGATAAACCAGAAAAAAGAAGAATTATTGATTTCATTTCAGGGGTTATTTATATCAACGATGGTATTTACAAAAAAATCGAAGGTAATATTTACAAAATAATAATTAGAAAATAA
- the rpmF gene encoding 50S ribosomal protein L32: protein MAVPFRKTSKSAKNKRRSHLALVASNLVSCENCGSMIKPHRVCRECGFYKGKEVKSVQD from the coding sequence ATGGCTGTACCATTTAGAAAGACAAGTAAATCTGCTAAAAATAAAAGAAGAAGTCATTTAGCTTTAGTAGCTTCTAATTTAGTTTCATGCGAAAACTGTGGGTCAATGATTAAACCACACAGAGTTTGTAGAGAATGCGGATTCTATAAAGGAAAAGAAGTTAAATCTGTTCAAGATTAA
- the mraZ gene encoding division/cell wall cluster transcriptional repressor MraZ — protein MGENGMLFFGTYDHNLDDKQRFTIPSKMRNKILNSTVYVSKGFEGSLEMRTEEQFEKWSSQILNFSSFNKETRMLTREIIANTHEVEIDKIGRIKIPNNLLKLANIEKSVYILGMGDRVEIWDQKSYDDYQNQNSDKMEEIAETIYQGLNK, from the coding sequence ATGGGGGAAAATGGTATGCTATTCTTTGGAACATATGATCATAACTTGGATGATAAGCAAAGATTTACTATTCCTTCAAAAATGAGAAATAAGATTTTAAATTCAACGGTTTATGTTTCTAAAGGGTTCGAAGGAAGCCTTGAAATGAGAACAGAAGAGCAATTTGAAAAATGAAGTTCACAAATTTTAAATTTTTCTTCTTTTAATAAAGAAACAAGGATGTTAACTCGTGAAATAATTGCTAACACTCATGAAGTAGAAATCGATAAGATTGGAAGAATTAAGATTCCTAACAATTTATTGAAACTAGCAAATATTGAAAAAAGCGTTTACATTCTTGGAATGGGTGACAGAGTTGAAATCTGAGATCAAAAATCATATGATGATTACCAAAATCAAAACAGCGACAAAATGGAAGAGATTGCTGAAACAATTTATCAAGGTTTAAATAAATAA
- the ftsZ gene encoding cell division protein FtsZ, giving the protein MSINTQEFSQKAKIKVIGVGGGGNNAVSRMFEQGAHGVDFYIANTDAQVLAGSKVSNKIILGEKSTKGLGAGANPEVGKTAALESENELRAALEGTDLIFVTAGMGGGTGTGAAPVIARIAQETGALVIAIVTKPFRFEGKYRNTFAEEGIIELKKYVDSTIVISNDRLLEFIGAKPIQEAFGEADAILKQGVQTITDLIAVPALINLDFADVKTVMSKKGNALFGIGLGTGPDKANLAANDAISSTLLEASIIGAKDVIVNVTGGEGISLNDAYDVVDVVNQAIDNPEVNIVFGVAINKELTEKDELVVTVIATGFDEEMMKSTASVGTKTNARSTFANLRSSSLYKAAHVEEEAKVQTSFEEDVLHAHQTMHSANSNTELAYSNETEDDFPTFLK; this is encoded by the coding sequence ATGAGCATTAATACACAAGAATTTAGCCAAAAAGCCAAGATTAAAGTTATTGGAGTTGGTGGTGGAGGAAACAATGCTGTGTCAAGAATGTTTGAACAAGGAGCACACGGTGTTGATTTCTATATAGCAAATACAGATGCACAAGTTTTAGCAGGGTCAAAAGTTTCAAATAAAATCATTTTAGGAGAAAAATCAACTAAAGGATTAGGAGCTGGAGCAAATCCTGAAGTTGGTAAAACTGCAGCTTTAGAATCAGAAAATGAATTAAGAGCTGCTTTAGAAGGAACTGACTTAATCTTCGTTACAGCTGGAATGGGTGGAGGAACTGGTACAGGTGCTGCACCAGTTATCGCAAGAATTGCTCAAGAAACTGGAGCATTAGTTATTGCTATTGTTACTAAACCATTTAGATTTGAAGGAAAATACAGAAACACTTTTGCTGAAGAAGGAATCATTGAATTGAAAAAATATGTTGATTCAACAATTGTTATTTCAAATGATCGTTTATTAGAATTCATTGGAGCAAAACCTATTCAAGAAGCATTTGGTGAAGCTGATGCTATCTTAAAACAAGGAGTTCAAACAATTACAGATTTAATTGCAGTACCTGCTTTAATAAACTTAGACTTTGCTGATGTAAAAACAGTTATGTCTAAAAAAGGAAATGCATTATTTGGAATTGGATTAGGAACAGGACCAGACAAAGCAAACTTAGCAGCTAACGATGCTATTTCTTCAACTTTACTTGAAGCTTCAATTATTGGAGCTAAAGATGTTATTGTTAATGTTACTGGTGGAGAAGGAATTTCATTAAACGATGCTTATGATGTTGTTGATGTTGTTAACCAAGCAATCGATAATCCAGAGGTTAATATTGTTTTTGGAGTTGCTATTAATAAAGAATTAACTGAAAAAGATGAATTAGTTGTAACAGTTATTGCAACAGGATTTGATGAAGAAATGATGAAATCAACAGCAAGTGTTGGAACAAAAACTAATGCAAGGTCAACTTTCGCAAATTTAAGAAGTTCAAGTCTTTACAAAGCTGCTCATGTTGAAGAAGAAGCAAAAGTTCAAACTTCATTTGAAGAAGATGTACTACATGCTCATCAAACAATGCATTCAGCAAATAGTAATACTGAATTAGCTTATTCAAACGAAACTGAAGACGATTTCCCTACATTCTTAAAGTAG
- a CDS encoding alpha/beta hydrolase: protein MSEYSTLAHKMIQMWNSSFSKTIRQREEAASLKINFVKTINNLNATNRNSNKKLKIKEYKNPTANFTTLSKDGFKLVGSVWIHPKPSNKWVIGVHGFNSSRFNVLYLTWHYRSLGYNILTFDFRNHGSSDKDVVTWGYKEKWDLMTMISWVTQNYKPEEIGLVGTSMGGFTINYLALTKEKFVKENNIKWAIADSAYMSVSKLLRRMVAINAPKIFKNYVNLVLEDMLRIYKNEYGVDLIDLDFINLIEAKHKYIPIMYIHNRFDRVTNFLDSFKMQDVKNNIEESNVNELIIYDTGINHTKSIIKFTDDYILRTTDFVKKHQIKEK, encoded by the coding sequence ATGTCAGAATATTCAACTTTAGCGCATAAGATGATTCAAATGTGAAACTCAAGTTTTTCTAAAACTATTAGACAGCGTGAAGAAGCTGCTAGTTTAAAAATTAACTTTGTTAAAACTATTAATAACCTTAACGCAACAAACCGTAATTCAAATAAGAAACTAAAAATAAAAGAATACAAAAACCCAACAGCTAACTTTACAACATTATCAAAAGATGGGTTTAAATTGGTAGGTAGTGTATGAATACATCCAAAACCAAGCAACAAATGAGTTATTGGTGTTCATGGTTTTAATTCAAGCAGATTTAATGTTTTATATTTAACATGACATTATCGTTCATTAGGATATAACATTCTTACTTTTGATTTTAGAAATCATGGTTCAAGTGATAAAGATGTTGTTACTTGAGGATACAAAGAAAAATGAGATTTGATGACAATGATTTCTTGAGTTACTCAAAACTATAAGCCAGAAGAAATTGGTTTGGTTGGAACAAGCATGGGTGGTTTCACAATTAATTATTTGGCATTAACAAAAGAAAAATTCGTAAAGGAAAATAATATTAAATGAGCAATCGCAGATTCAGCTTACATGTCTGTTTCAAAATTACTAAGAAGAATGGTTGCAATCAATGCACCAAAGATTTTTAAAAACTATGTTAATTTAGTACTAGAAGATATGTTAAGAATTTATAAAAATGAATATGGTGTGGATTTAATTGATCTTGATTTTATTAATTTAATTGAAGCTAAACATAAATACATACCTATTATGTATATTCATAATCGCTTTGATCGAGTAACAAACTTTTTAGATAGTTTTAAAATGCAAGATGTTAAAAACAATATCGAAGAATCTAATGTAAATGAATTGATCATTTATGATACAGGAATTAATCATACTAAATCAATCATTAAATTTACAGATGACTATATTTTAAGAACAACAGATTTTGTAAAAAAACATCAAATTAAAGAAAAATAA